In the genome of Pan troglodytes isolate AG18354 chromosome 15, NHGRI_mPanTro3-v2.0_pri, whole genome shotgun sequence, one region contains:
- the GMFB gene encoding glia maturation factor beta encodes MSESLVVCDVAEDLVEKLRKFRFRKETNNAAIIMKIDKDKRLVVLDEELEGISPDELKDELPERQPRFIVYSYKYQHDDGRVSYPLCFIFSSPVGCKPEQQMMYAGSKNKLVQTAELTKVFEIRNTEDLTEEWLREKLGFFH; translated from the exons agtgAGTCTTTGGTTGTTTGTGATGTTGCCGAAGATTTAGTGGAAAAGCTGAGAAAGTTTCGTTTTCGCAAAGAAACGAACAATGCTGCTATTATAA tgaagaTTGACAAGGATAAACGCCTGGTGGTACTGGATGAGGAGCTTGAG GGCATTTCACCAGATGAACTTAAAGATGAACTACCTGAACGACAACCTCG CTTCATTGTGTATAGTTATAAATATCAACATGATGATGGAAGAGTTTCATATCCTCTGTGCTTTATTTTCTCCAGTCCTGTTG GATGTAAGCCTGAACAACAGATGATGTATGCTGGAAGTAAGAATAAGCTAGTCCAGACAGCTGAACTAACCAAG gtatttgaAATAAGAAATACCGAAGACCTAACTGAAGAATGGTTACGTGAGAAACTTGGATTTTTCCACTAA